CATGGCTACgtcgagctcttcctccaagCCCGCGGATGGTCAGTGACATCTcacctcccttcctctctctctagatCATGTTCTAGAAAGTTTTTATCCTGTATGTAAGgttgtacccgctagatctatgcCTAGGTGATCCACTATGTCTATCATTGGTATCAGTTAAGCCAGGTCTAGGAGTAGATCTAGGATTTGGGGTAGAATTAAGAAGGAGGTGATTCGATTTGATTCGATTCGGATTAAACCTAACCCTAGAAATACCAAATCTCGAGCaaacccgaaaccctaaccctaaagaacATGGACGGATCAGGAGAGGGATTCACCAGGGCTCCTCCACCGTCGTCGCGTGGGAAGAAAGCCCCACCATCGCGTGGGAGAACGAGCCGAGCCACACGCTGTCGGGCAAAGAGTGCCGCCGCAGTGGCTCAGGCTCAGGGCACCGACGcaaggccgctcgacggtggcaTGCTTAGCCTCAGGCGAACGCGCGCGCCGATGAGGGGCCTATGGCAGCGCTGCTATCTCTCCTTCGTCCGCCATGGACGGTCACCCCTGATGCTCTCGTCACTCAATGCGGCGCTGAGAAGGAAGCAAGGGGAGGGAGAAAGCAAATGCTCTAGGGTTCAGGAGGAGCGACCGGGGAGGGGTTTTTGTTCCGCCGAAGCGCATGGAGAACCATCGGATCGGATTCGACGGCTGACAGCGCTCAGGCCTGCTTTAGGCCTAGGCGAGCGAAGAGATTcttggcctaggcccaggttgtggcctgggtgtGGGGGAGCGGGCGCGCACATCGCGCGAAGTAGGCCgctgggctgagttttgtcgctagGCCACCGTGTTTTTGTTGGGCTACGCACTGCTATTATGGAATGGGCTGCGGGCTGTGTTCCCCAGGCCAGGCCAAATGAATGCTGATTTTAAGTTTTATCCTTTTCAGAATCATTCTTTTGATGAATTTCGTTAAGTTTTGAGTTAATATCTCTGTTTAAATTTGAACCCTCACAAGAATTTATTGAGAGAGTAGTCAAGCACAAAGAAATGCTTATGATAATATTAATTTTAAGATTATCTTTCATATTTCCGCTGCGAAGTTAAtgcttattatcttctaattaaattcgaatcaacgggagaatttaatttgaagagtagttatttTTTGTTTAGTaaattattattatgtttatcctctaatttcaATTGGAACCAACCAAAAAATTTAAATTGGAGGAGTAGTTATATTTATTTAAGTTAATTTATGATATTGCtctttttctgaccaacgttgataatagcaatattataattttgttcatgagtttttccatgcattagttctatttctgccgaacggtgatgtagaattaatatagaagcatattgtatgttttaattttgaccaatgttaaattacggcatgcaattattatgtcatgttttctcactttctctgatGATGTTTTCAGGACTCAATCCTATGGCATTCATCTCACACATTCCGCCTCTTGAAGGGGGAAACTATTGCGTATGGCAAGAGAAGTATGAGTTGGCACTTGCGCTGTTCGAGAATGACCTAGCACTTACCTCTCTGTATCGTACTAagccagtggacccggtgagggcaGAGAATGAAACTGATGCTGGTTTCACTGCTCAGCAGCGAGATCATGTAGAAGTGAGAATGAAATATGATCTTGATCGTAAGAAGTGGGACATTTTGAACagtaagtgcttgatggtggctaagtccactatttCAGATGCAATAAGGGGATCAATCCTAGATTGTGACACCGCCGCCGAGTATCTCAAGAGagtggagagtcagtttactggctcttcaaaggcttatacTAGCACCCTAATTAAgaagttattcaatgagaaatactctggtggagggataagagagcacatattAAAGATGAGCAACACAACatccaagctcaagccaatggatttgaggctcaaagatgagttcctgattcatctattttttgcttctttgcctaaagagtatgaaacttttgttgttaattacaacatgtaGCCCGATAAAtgggacattgagaagctcattgccatgtgtgtgcaagaagagaagaggcttaaaagctcacatggtgactctgctaaccatATGAAGGACTATAAAAAGAAGAACTTtaacaagaatgccaaacctcaaggaaAAGCCCCTCAGAATAATCACCATTAGAAGAACAACAATGTCCAAGTTGACAAGGATCAATGCAAATAGTGCAAGAAGTATGGACATTACCAGAAGGACTGCCCAGATTTCCTGAAGAGCCttttgaagagaggtgaggacaTTACTACATTAatagatgagtccttgtatttaagttattcaaaatctacttggagGATTGACTTAGATGCAaatattcatgttgcaaattcattacagggattccatacgaggaggaccctgcaaagaggagaaagaagaattaaagtagcaaatagaGTTGAAGCTAAAGttaaagccattggagatctctctcaGTCTCTAGAAATAGATGATGGTTCTATActtcagctttcagatgtcctttatgcaccctctttgcgtagaaatttgataagtgtttcatgtctagacgatgatggatatgattgccattttggtaatggcaaatgtcagattgtgtttaataataagtgtgttggccttgccttccgacaagacaagctttatttgttatcacttactgagaatgtgaatgttgtgagcactgagaatgagaatgcctctgtaacaccctcggtgttacattgtacaatttttgctaaaacactgcatgagcatcatacttatgtgcaaatgtgtgtaacataaagtataaatcaatgtacggCACTTGAAATATTTAtacgaaacaagaaacaaatgttacatttcatgtcgcatAATATCAtttagtattctaagcgaattcttatcgaacaaaaatgcgaTAGAACGTTTATGCAAACTTTGATAAAGTTGGTAGTATGTACTTCATAGGCGATGATCAACTAGGTGCGGTCGAGGACaaggttcgctagctagtatatcGAGTAGGTCAGAATTGGAATTCGACGTGAAACCGTTtgaagtttaagtcatttcgcgtaagttgaaaatgggtcgacgaagccgcatttggcaatttttgtagagcgatcggcttaaGAAGTGGTGTGATGTCGTGGCTTAGGTCGATAGCTCTATGTACCCACTAGAGTATAGAAGAAGTGGTTTGGTGTTTGGACCTTCGGGTAGGATTTTTTCGacagctttaaaaagcatgcatgtcACCTATTTTGAACAGAGCCAGCGTTGGCCACGGTCACCGCTGCTACTGGCCTACCTAGCGCGTGCCATCATGCCGGCCTCATCCTCACTGTTGCCCCTATGCTAGCACCTCATGCACGTGGTCCTTACGCTGCTGGCCACGGCCGCCGGCCACCACGTGCTGGTGCACGGTTCACACCGCCGCTGCTGATGTGCCGCATCTGGGACACCGCCCGTGCCCTGCCTTGCGCTGGCCGGACATGCCACCGGGTCCTACGCTGTAGCTCGGGTGGATGTATCTGCCCGGCACTCACCACGCACGCACATAAGCGCACTGCGCCTGAGTCCTGGTAGCTCTGCCTCACCGTCGCATCGCACGACACCCCAGTCGCACTACGCACCGTCCATCGCCACGCCCGGCACTGCTCCTATTGACTCGCCATGGCTACACGCACATGGGACGACTGCCTACTTCACCAGTGCGTCCATGTCCGTTGCCATGCTACGCCATGATATCCCCTGCCTTGCCAGCCTCTATGGCAACAGCGCCAAACCGACACGCCTAATTTTCCCTGCTCCTCTATCGCTAGGCCGTGCCATGACTACACGCAGTGCTGGCCAAGGCAGTGAGATTGCATATGCCTTGGGATGGAGTGAGTACTTAGCCACACGCCAAAAGCGTCCACTATTGTTGCTGGCTGTTGCCAAgcccaaattggatggttccgtCGTCGGCGACCGTTTTAAGACCTATAGCAGCGCCGTGAAATTTCCCTCACCCACGTCCACTACTGTCCAATTCCTTGACACTAAAGCTTCACCCCGTTCCACTCTACCATGTGCGCGCCCTAGTTTGCACTGCTGCGGCCTGCCCAATGCTGCCACCGTAGTCATGCCATCACTGCCGTCACAAAGCCCACCGAGTGCCCATGGCTAGGTCCACTCGAGCAGCCTCCAGTCAAGACACCAAGGCTAGTAAGCTTAGGGTGGGCCATTGTTGCCTATCCGTGAGTTGGTTCGTGCTATCGATGTTGTGGCTCATGGGAACGCATCTGCCGTCGTAGGGAGAGGACCATCGCCGAGGAGGGAACTCGGGGCAATGCCCCTATTCGCCGTATCGCCTCCAGTCGCTGCGCGTTGATGTCAAGGTAATCATCGACCCCTTAGATTGGAGTTGGAGGGTCGAATGGGGCCGGCGTAGCTGCCCGATGCCCACGCCATCGCGCCGGTGCGCGCACAGGTGCCGGGGGACGTTGCCACGGCGAAGAAGGGAAAGGAGATGGTGGTAGATGTAAAACCTATGACTCGCCATAATAGTGCTCAGGTTAGTTGTGCGAACAGGGGAAATCATGGGGGCTTCTTCGCTAATGCGCCAGACGCGCACGGCTCCGCTGTGGGCCGCCTGCGTTGGGCCACGTCGCGCGACGCAATGTGGGCCACGCCGGTGGCTACGTGCGCGCATGGGAGGGCGGTCGAGTTGGGCCAAGCCAGCGCTAGCGTGGGCCACAAAATCGAAAGCGGTTTCATCTTTCCAGTGAATTTGTTAATTTgttaatgcttattcaatttagttttcaagctaaactttgataatttgtagtaaattgtgtagtggtccaaaaattatgagaccaattttgttaggtgcacaaaaataccatctatttgttagtacagttagattaCAATTAGCTGGGacgatgataggttcataaattcaaactagaaaGCTTAATATTATgtggattaataattgtaggaattttcgtggtagattggtgatagatatgaccatgaaaattttagagtaggctcactagattattaggtgcttgctataaattttgtagccctaaggtaggttgataagtagagtagctattatccttgctttattgtatatagcgtaaatcagcgtTAGGAGGAAGGAtagctgtagttgctataatgatgaatgccatacttcatacttgttattgatagcaatagataacttagtaccatGGTCGGTAGCACTTGCATAGTAGTTAGATAGAGgtactttattttaagagctgttgttgctagattactaagtattgtatcattatttcatgcatgtagatcacgagctagtAGAATTCGTGTTTGTCGACGAATAGGAGTATAACgaggtcatcgaggagtacgaggagaagatcctcgtgtaggagggagccccaaaGCCGTTTGGTGCTAACCTTACTAacccatcgcctgcccaaggcaagccccgatgcataacccttatttttatgatcactgaatatatatatatatatatgatatgcatttaagttatagacattttatggaaactacatgcataaatatatctacccatgagtcctactagtataggtcgagtagatgctatgctcaggatatcggtagcatgagtaacctaccgttactcgcaaataggtgataaatatgatcactcatgataaaatggtggaaaggaaaatggtgaccgggcagggatatgatttgggtactggtggatgtaaggggttgtgtcctatggccaacagggcatagctcggttacactttttccctgtttgTGTCGATTATAGATCgttcgttg
This DNA window, taken from Miscanthus floridulus cultivar M001 chromosome 13, ASM1932011v1, whole genome shotgun sequence, encodes the following:
- the LOC136500035 gene encoding uncharacterized protein; amino-acid sequence: MATSSSSSKPADGLNPMAFISHIPPLEGGNYCVWQEKYELALALFENDLALTSLYRTKPVDPVRAENETDAGFTAQQRDHVEVRMKYDLDRKKWDILNSKCLMVAKSTISDAIRGSILDCDTAAEYLKRVESQFTGSSKAYTSTLIKKLFNEKYSGGGIREHILKMSNTTSKLKPMDLRLKDEFLIHLFFASLPKEYETFVVNYNM